In a single window of the Streptomyces sp. NBC_00285 genome:
- a CDS encoding helix-turn-helix domain-containing protein yields the protein MSSSEAFTELPSVAPQLRALRRRASLTLEAAAGAAGLSPAHLSRLETGQRQPSLPMLLALARIYGTTVSELLGETVAERDAVMRSGDMEPTAAGGWTYFQAGAPGRGMQALRVHVPHGSQGDIVRVHPGEEWLYVLKGRLRLRLGDSTHRLDPGDSAHFDSLTPHRIAAHDPDGVELLFVHTLLQSPTATLCLGPNLGETP from the coding sequence ATGAGCTCCTCGGAAGCCTTCACGGAGCTGCCTTCGGTGGCTCCTCAGCTCCGCGCACTGCGCCGCCGCGCCTCCCTCACCCTGGAGGCCGCGGCCGGTGCCGCGGGCTTGTCGCCCGCCCACCTCTCCCGGCTAGAGACCGGGCAGCGCCAGCCTTCGCTGCCGATGCTGCTGGCCCTCGCCCGTATCTACGGTACGACGGTCTCGGAACTGCTCGGCGAGACGGTCGCCGAACGGGACGCCGTCATGCGCTCCGGCGACATGGAACCGACCGCGGCGGGCGGCTGGACCTATTTCCAGGCGGGCGCGCCCGGCCGTGGCATGCAGGCCCTGCGGGTCCATGTGCCGCACGGCTCCCAGGGCGACATCGTGCGGGTGCACCCGGGCGAGGAATGGCTCTACGTCCTCAAGGGGCGGCTCCGGCTGCGCCTCGGCGACAGCACACACCGGCTCGACCCGGGCGACAGTGCCCACTTCGACTCGCTGACCCCGCACCGCATCGCCGCCCACGACCCCGACGGCGTCGAGCTCCTGTTCGTCCACACCCTCTTGCAGAGTCCCACGGCCACGCTGTGCCTGGGCCCGAACCTTGGAGAGACACCATGA
- a CDS encoding LysM peptidoglycan-binding domain-containing M23 family metallopeptidase: MPAKGKHRRPKPQRFTRSIAVAGTGGAALALPLMGATGAHAATSQSVSEKAVQSLPVTQKVAEKTAEKTATKKKAATVRTYSVRTGDYLSKIADEQNVTGGWEKLYADNRQAVGEDPSLIHPGLKLSIGKRATTSTARTESSASSSSASSKTEKAEAKSSSNSTAATRSSDTTSSSGYTLPVSGATIGTGYRVAGSMWSSGYHTGVDFVVPTGTALKAVAAGTVVSAGWGGAYGNQVVIKLDDGYYAQYAHLSQLSVSAGQTVTEGQQIGLSGATGNVTGPHLHFEIRTTPDYGSDVDPVSYLRSKGVAVG, translated from the coding sequence ATGCCCGCGAAGGGTAAGCACCGCCGTCCGAAGCCCCAGCGCTTCACCCGCTCGATCGCCGTCGCCGGAACCGGGGGTGCCGCACTCGCCCTCCCGCTCATGGGGGCCACCGGTGCTCACGCCGCCACCTCGCAGTCGGTGTCGGAAAAGGCCGTTCAGTCGCTTCCGGTGACGCAGAAGGTCGCTGAGAAGACCGCCGAAAAGACAGCCACGAAGAAGAAGGCCGCGACCGTGCGCACCTATTCGGTGCGGACCGGTGACTATCTCTCGAAGATCGCCGACGAGCAGAACGTCACCGGCGGCTGGGAGAAGCTCTACGCCGACAATCGCCAGGCCGTCGGCGAGGACCCCTCGCTCATCCACCCCGGTCTGAAGCTCTCGATCGGCAAGAGGGCCACGACGAGCACCGCGAGGACCGAGTCCTCCGCTTCCTCTTCGTCGGCCTCCTCGAAGACCGAGAAGGCCGAGGCGAAGTCGTCGTCGAACTCGACTGCCGCCACCCGGAGCTCCGACACCACCAGCTCCAGCGGCTACACCCTTCCGGTCTCCGGTGCCACCATCGGCACCGGTTACCGCGTGGCGGGCAGCATGTGGTCCAGCGGCTATCACACCGGCGTGGACTTCGTCGTCCCGACCGGCACCGCGCTGAAGGCCGTCGCCGCGGGCACGGTCGTCTCCGCGGGCTGGGGCGGCGCCTACGGCAACCAGGTCGTCATCAAGCTGGACGACGGCTACTACGCGCAGTACGCCCACCTGTCCCAGCTCTCCGTCTCGGCCGGCCAGACCGTGACCGAGGGCCAGCAGATCGGCCTCTCCGGCGCGACCGGCAACGTCACCGGCCCGCACCTGCACTTCGAGATCCGCACCACGCCGGACTACGGCTCGGACGTGGACCCGGTCTCCTACCTCCGCTCGAAGGGCGTCGCCGTCGGCTGA
- a CDS encoding alpha-galactosidase, producing MLEIAENGRTWILSGSASSYALHLTAEDELLHLHWGPRIALADAEALAARPLPEYRPFEAPLDGHEEYPVEGGPRFSRPALSVRTDERRGTEWSFEAYDTEGDELRLRFRDAGLTVTLHYRMRHDVLERWVTLDNQGPAPVELLRADSATWTLPDREDGWRLSQLHGRWAAESQLTQAPLTYGEKVIGSRRGHTGHQHLPWVALDTDATEEHGEVYGCALGWSGSWRIAVAQLPDARVQITGGAGYDDSGLLCLAAGESFTTPVFAGLWSDGGFGGASRAWHAWQRAYVIPDADQDRPVLFNSWEATTFDISEEQQGTLARRAAAIGVELFVVDDGWFGTRTSDRAGLGDWEPNPDRFPAGLKPLADRVRSLGMQFGIWVEPEMVNPDSELYRAHPDWVQYQTGRKRTEFRNQLVLNLAREDVQEYLWEQLDTLLSSAPIDYVKWDFNRCFTDAGWPGDPYPQRLWVDHVRGFYALLDRLREAHPGVAFESCSGGGGRIDLGVLSRTDQVWTSDNTDPLDRLAIQYGFSQVHPARVMAAWVTDSPNTQLNGRVSSLRFRFVSAMAGVLGVGGDLEEWTEEELAEARQWVDLYKEIRPVVQRGDLYRLRPPRGGLSAVQYVLGDEAVVLAWLQAQQYGEPVQALRLRGLDPTASYECLETGEVHRGAVLLHHGLSTGLRGDLDATVIRLRRI from the coding sequence ATGCTGGAGATCGCCGAGAACGGCCGTACGTGGATTCTGTCCGGGTCGGCCAGTAGTTACGCCCTGCACCTCACTGCCGAGGACGAGCTGCTGCACCTGCACTGGGGCCCGAGGATCGCCCTCGCCGACGCCGAGGCCCTCGCCGCCCGCCCGCTGCCCGAGTACCGGCCCTTCGAGGCCCCGCTCGACGGGCACGAGGAGTACCCGGTCGAAGGCGGCCCCCGCTTCAGCCGTCCCGCCCTGTCCGTGCGCACGGACGAGCGGCGTGGCACCGAGTGGAGCTTCGAGGCTTATGACACCGAGGGCGACGAACTTCGGCTGCGGTTCCGGGACGCCGGGCTGACCGTGACACTGCACTACCGGATGCGCCACGACGTCCTGGAGCGCTGGGTGACCCTGGACAACCAGGGCCCGGCACCGGTCGAGCTGCTGCGCGCCGACTCGGCCACCTGGACCCTGCCCGACCGCGAGGACGGCTGGCGGCTCTCCCAGCTCCACGGCCGCTGGGCTGCCGAGTCCCAGCTCACCCAGGCCCCCCTCACCTACGGCGAGAAGGTGATCGGCAGCCGCCGCGGCCACACCGGGCACCAGCACCTGCCGTGGGTCGCCCTCGACACCGACGCGACCGAGGAGCACGGCGAGGTCTACGGCTGCGCCCTCGGCTGGTCCGGGTCCTGGCGGATCGCCGTGGCCCAACTCCCCGACGCGCGTGTGCAGATCACCGGCGGCGCAGGCTATGACGACTCCGGCCTGCTGTGCCTGGCGGCCGGGGAGTCGTTCACGACGCCCGTCTTCGCCGGCCTCTGGAGCGACGGTGGCTTCGGCGGCGCGAGCCGGGCCTGGCACGCCTGGCAACGGGCGTACGTCATCCCGGACGCGGACCAGGACCGGCCCGTGCTGTTCAACTCCTGGGAGGCCACGACCTTCGACATCTCCGAGGAGCAGCAGGGCACCCTCGCCAGGCGGGCCGCGGCGATCGGCGTCGAACTGTTCGTCGTCGACGACGGCTGGTTCGGCACCCGTACCAGTGACCGGGCCGGGCTCGGCGACTGGGAGCCCAACCCCGACCGCTTCCCGGCCGGCCTGAAGCCACTCGCCGACCGCGTGCGCTCGCTCGGCATGCAGTTCGGCATCTGGGTCGAGCCGGAGATGGTCAACCCGGACAGCGAGCTCTACCGCGCCCATCCGGACTGGGTGCAGTACCAGACGGGACGAAAGCGGACGGAGTTCCGTAATCAGCTCGTACTGAACCTCGCGCGTGAGGACGTCCAGGAATACCTGTGGGAGCAGCTGGACACGCTGCTCTCCTCGGCCCCGATCGACTATGTGAAGTGGGACTTCAACCGCTGCTTCACCGACGCGGGCTGGCCCGGCGACCCGTACCCGCAGCGCCTGTGGGTCGACCATGTGCGCGGCTTCTACGCCCTGTTGGACCGCCTGCGCGAGGCTCACCCCGGCGTTGCCTTCGAGTCCTGCTCGGGTGGCGGCGGCCGGATCGACCTCGGGGTGCTGAGCCGCACCGACCAGGTGTGGACCTCCGACAACACCGACCCGCTCGACCGCCTCGCCATCCAGTACGGATTCAGTCAGGTCCATCCCGCGCGGGTGATGGCCGCCTGGGTCACCGACAGCCCCAACACCCAGCTCAACGGCCGGGTGAGCTCTCTTCGGTTCCGGTTCGTGAGTGCGATGGCCGGGGTTCTCGGCGTCGGCGGGGACCTCGAGGAGTGGACCGAGGAGGAGCTCGCCGAGGCCCGTCAGTGGGTGGACCTCTACAAGGAGATCCGGCCCGTGGTGCAGCGCGGCGACCTCTACCGGCTGCGGCCTCCGCGGGGCGGGCTCAGTGCGGTGCAGTACGTCCTCGGGGACGAGGCCGTCGTCCTCGCCTGGCTCCAGGCGCAGCAGTACGGCGAGCCCGTCCAGGCGTTGCGGCTGCGTGGACTCGACCCGACGGCGTCGTATGAATGCCTCGAAACGGGCGAAGTTCACCGAGGGGCTGTATTGCTGCATCACGGACTTTCCACCGGCTTGCGGGGTGACCTTGATGCGACGGTTATCCGACTCCGTCGCATCTAG
- a CDS encoding aspartate aminotransferase family protein, with amino-acid sequence MTKEFDLGALLAERGAERYELHGKYLNHQLPRMLHTIGFDKVYERAEGAHFWDADGNDYLDMLAGFGVMGLGRHHPVVRKALHDVLDAGLADLTRFDCQPLPGLLAEKLLAHSPHLDRVFFGNSGTEAVETALKFARYATGKPRVLYCDHAFHGLTTGALSVNGESGFRDGFAPLLPDTAVPLGDLDALARELKKGDVAALVVEPIQGKGVLEAPPGYLRAAQELLRGHKALLIADEVQTGLGRTGDFYAYQHEDGVEPDLVCVAKALSGGYVPVGATLGKDWIFKKVYSSMDRVLVHSASFGSNAQAMAAGLAVLSVMENEQIVANARATGDLLRSRLAALTDTYELLADVRGRGLMIGIEFGRPRSLKLRSRWTMLQAARKGLFAQMVVVPLLQRHRILTQVSGDHLEVIKLIPPLVVGEADVDRFVDAFTAVMDDAHSGGGLMWDFSKTLVKQAVANR; translated from the coding sequence ATGACCAAGGAGTTCGACCTCGGCGCACTGCTGGCCGAGCGCGGAGCCGAGCGCTACGAGCTGCACGGCAAGTACCTCAACCACCAGCTCCCGCGCATGCTGCACACCATCGGCTTCGACAAGGTCTACGAGCGCGCCGAGGGCGCCCACTTCTGGGACGCGGACGGCAACGACTACCTGGACATGCTCGCCGGGTTCGGGGTGATGGGCCTGGGCCGCCACCACCCCGTCGTCCGCAAGGCACTGCACGACGTCCTCGACGCCGGCCTCGCCGACCTCACCCGCTTCGACTGTCAGCCACTGCCCGGACTGCTCGCCGAGAAGCTCCTCGCCCACAGCCCGCACCTGGACCGGGTGTTCTTCGGCAACAGCGGCACGGAGGCGGTGGAGACCGCGCTGAAGTTCGCCCGGTACGCCACCGGGAAGCCGCGGGTCCTGTACTGCGACCACGCCTTCCACGGACTGACCACTGGGGCGCTGTCGGTCAACGGCGAGTCCGGTTTCCGGGACGGCTTCGCACCCCTGCTGCCCGACACCGCCGTCCCCCTCGGCGATCTCGACGCCCTGGCAAGGGAGTTGAAGAAGGGCGACGTGGCCGCCCTGGTGGTCGAGCCGATCCAGGGCAAGGGCGTGCTCGAGGCCCCGCCCGGCTATCTGCGGGCCGCGCAGGAGCTGCTGCGGGGGCACAAGGCGCTGCTCATCGCCGACGAGGTGCAGACCGGGCTCGGCCGGACCGGGGACTTCTACGCCTACCAGCACGAGGACGGCGTCGAACCCGACCTGGTGTGCGTGGCCAAAGCGCTCTCCGGCGGCTATGTCCCGGTCGGCGCCACCCTCGGCAAGGACTGGATCTTCAAGAAGGTCTACTCCTCGATGGACCGGGTGCTGGTGCACTCGGCGAGCTTCGGATCCAACGCCCAGGCGATGGCGGCCGGCCTCGCGGTCCTGTCGGTCATGGAGAACGAGCAGATCGTCGCGAACGCCCGCGCCACCGGCGACCTGCTCAGGTCCAGGCTCGCGGCGCTGACCGACACGTACGAACTGCTCGCCGACGTCCGCGGCCGGGGCCTGATGATCGGCATCGAGTTCGGCCGGCCCAGGTCGCTGAAGCTGCGCAGCCGCTGGACCATGCTCCAGGCCGCACGCAAGGGCCTGTTCGCGCAGATGGTCGTCGTCCCGCTGCTCCAGCGGCACCGGATCCTCACCCAGGTCTCCGGGGACCACCTGGAGGTCATCAAGCTCATCCCGCCGCTCGTCGTCGGGGAGGCGGACGTGGACCGGTTCGTCGACGCCTTCACCGCCGTCATGGACGACGCGCACAGCGGCGGCGGGCTGATGTGGGACTTCAGCAAGACGTTGGTGAAGCAGGCGGTGGCCAACCGCTAG
- the dxs gene encoding 1-deoxy-D-xylulose-5-phosphate synthase, protein MTMLENIRGPRDLKALSESDLGELAEEIREFLVHAVARTGGHLGPNLGVVELSIALHRVFESPVDRIVWDTGHQSYVHKILTGRQDFSKLRGKGGLSGYPSREESEHDIVENSHASTALGWADGLAKARQVQGEKGHVVAVIGDGALTGGMAWEALNNIAAAKDRPLIIVVNDNERSYSPTIGGLANHLATLRTTDGYEKVLAWGKDVLLRTPLVGNTVYESLHGAKKGFKDAFAPQGMFEDLGLKYVGPIDGHDIGAVESALRRAKRFHGPVLVHCLTEKGRGYEPALAHEEDHFHTVGVMDPLTCEPLAPSNGPSWTSVFGDEIAAIGAEREDVVAITAAMLHPVGLGKFAARFPDRVWDVGIAEQHAAVSAAGLATGGLHPVVAVYATFLNRAFDQLLMDVALHRCGVTFVLDRAGVTGVDGASHNGMWDMSILQVVPGLRIAAPRDADQLRAQLREAVAVDDAPTLVRFPKESVGPSVPAVDRVGGLDVLHRSAEAPDVLLVAVGVMAPVCLQAAELLEARGINCTVVDPRWVKPVDPALPGLAAEHRLVAVVEDNSRAAGVGAAVALALGDADVDVPVRRFGIPEQFLAHAKRGEVLADIGLTPVEVAGRISASLAVKETLAETALAGKEKPE, encoded by the coding sequence GTGACGATGCTGGAGAACATCCGGGGACCACGTGACCTGAAGGCGCTGTCCGAGTCGGATCTCGGTGAACTGGCCGAGGAGATCAGAGAGTTCCTGGTACACGCGGTCGCCAGGACCGGAGGACACCTCGGACCCAACCTGGGGGTGGTGGAACTGTCCATCGCGCTCCACCGGGTCTTCGAGTCGCCGGTCGACCGCATCGTGTGGGACACCGGCCATCAGAGCTATGTGCACAAGATCCTGACGGGGCGTCAGGACTTCTCGAAGCTGCGCGGCAAGGGAGGCCTCTCCGGCTACCCCTCGCGCGAGGAGTCCGAGCACGACATCGTCGAGAACAGCCACGCCTCCACCGCGCTCGGCTGGGCCGACGGACTCGCCAAGGCGCGCCAGGTACAGGGGGAGAAGGGTCATGTCGTCGCGGTCATCGGCGACGGCGCCCTCACCGGCGGGATGGCCTGGGAGGCACTGAACAACATCGCGGCCGCCAAGGACCGGCCACTGATCATCGTCGTCAACGACAACGAGCGGTCGTACTCGCCGACCATCGGCGGCCTCGCCAACCACCTGGCCACCCTGCGCACGACAGACGGCTACGAGAAGGTGCTGGCCTGGGGGAAGGACGTACTCCTCAGGACTCCCCTGGTCGGCAACACCGTCTACGAGTCGCTGCACGGCGCGAAGAAGGGCTTCAAGGACGCCTTCGCTCCGCAGGGCATGTTCGAGGACCTCGGGCTGAAGTACGTCGGCCCGATCGACGGGCACGACATCGGTGCCGTCGAGTCCGCGCTGAGGCGCGCGAAACGCTTCCACGGACCGGTGCTCGTCCACTGTCTGACGGAGAAGGGGCGCGGCTACGAACCCGCCCTCGCCCACGAGGAGGACCACTTCCACACCGTCGGTGTGATGGACCCCCTCACCTGCGAGCCGCTGGCGCCGTCCAACGGGCCTTCCTGGACCTCGGTGTTCGGCGACGAGATCGCCGCGATCGGGGCGGAGCGCGAGGACGTCGTGGCGATCACGGCGGCCATGCTGCACCCGGTCGGCCTCGGCAAGTTCGCCGCCCGGTTCCCGGACCGGGTGTGGGACGTCGGGATCGCCGAGCAGCACGCGGCGGTGTCCGCGGCCGGTCTTGCGACCGGTGGCCTGCACCCTGTCGTCGCCGTCTACGCGACCTTCCTCAACCGGGCCTTCGACCAGCTCCTCATGGACGTCGCCCTGCATCGCTGCGGGGTCACGTTCGTGCTGGACCGGGCGGGTGTCACCGGGGTCGACGGGGCGTCCCACAACGGCATGTGGGACATGTCGATCCTTCAGGTGGTACCAGGACTGAGGATCGCCGCGCCGCGGGACGCCGACCAACTGCGGGCGCAGCTGCGGGAGGCGGTCGCCGTGGACGACGCGCCGACGCTGGTGCGGTTCCCGAAGGAGTCGGTGGGCCCTTCGGTGCCGGCCGTCGACCGGGTGGGCGGGCTGGACGTCCTGCACCGGTCCGCGGAGGCGCCCGACGTCCTCCTGGTCGCCGTCGGCGTCATGGCCCCCGTCTGCCTCCAGGCCGCCGAGCTGCTTGAGGCCCGCGGCATCAACTGCACGGTGGTGGACCCCCGTTGGGTCAAGCCCGTCGATCCCGCATTGCCGGGACTCGCCGCGGAACACCGGTTGGTGGCCGTCGTCGAGGACAACAGCCGGGCCGCCGGGGTGGGCGCCGCGGTCGCGCTCGCGCTGGGCGACGCCGATGTCGACGTGCCCGTACGGCGGTTCGGGATCCCGGAACAGTTCCTCGCGCACGCCAAGCGGGGCGAGGTGCTCGCCGACATCGGGCTGACGCCCGTGGAGGTCGCCGGACGGATCAGCGCGAGCCTGGCCGTGAAGGAGACCCTGGCCGAAACGGCCCTGGCCGGCAAGGAGAAACCTGAATGA
- a CDS encoding tyrosine-protein phosphatase gives MTQQIPSTEPELAAVRNFRDVGGMPTVDGRRVRYGVLFRSGHLAHATEDDAAFLSSLGLHTVFDFRNEADQKLEGMDVELAGVRNVNLPLSDPADGVEFWKMVRDGELDQLREILSDGKGANRMISSYRRIIKERTAEHSQVLRSLAEDSVPALMHCAAGKDRAGLSIAVTLLAVGAEREAIVADYLESNAKHRRYKVRRSGDDVATAYSPEVMELLSPLFDARVEYLTAAFETIEETWGSVDAYLEQGLGLTPEIRERLRERLLD, from the coding sequence GTGACGCAGCAGATCCCGTCGACCGAACCCGAACTGGCCGCTGTCCGCAACTTCCGTGATGTGGGCGGAATGCCGACGGTGGACGGACGTCGGGTGCGGTACGGAGTGCTGTTCCGCAGCGGTCACCTCGCGCACGCGACGGAGGACGACGCCGCGTTCCTGTCCTCTCTCGGCCTGCACACGGTCTTCGACTTCCGTAACGAGGCGGACCAGAAGCTGGAGGGCATGGACGTCGAGCTGGCAGGGGTGCGCAATGTGAACCTCCCGCTGAGCGACCCGGCCGACGGCGTGGAGTTCTGGAAGATGGTCCGGGACGGCGAGCTCGACCAGCTGCGCGAGATCCTCAGCGACGGCAAGGGCGCGAACCGGATGATCAGCTCCTACCGCAGGATCATCAAGGAGCGCACCGCGGAGCACTCCCAGGTGCTGCGCTCCCTCGCCGAGGACAGCGTGCCCGCCCTGATGCACTGCGCGGCCGGCAAGGACCGTGCGGGCCTGTCCATAGCCGTGACCCTGCTCGCCGTGGGCGCCGAGCGCGAGGCGATCGTCGCCGACTATCTGGAGTCGAACGCCAAGCACCGGCGGTACAAGGTGCGCCGCAGTGGTGACGACGTCGCCACCGCCTACTCCCCCGAGGTCATGGAGCTGCTCAGCCCCCTCTTCGACGCACGCGTCGAGTATCTGACGGCGGCCTTCGAGACCATCGAGGAGACGTGGGGCAGCGTGGACGCGTACCTGGAGCAGGGCCTCGGCCTCACCCCGGAGATCCGCGAGCGCCTGCGGGAGCGGCTCCTCGACTGA
- a CDS encoding DUF6126 family protein codes for MTDMEEKFPRALWVRLIIYLAAGHVFAAFIYFLFAVGAGQ; via the coding sequence ATGACCGACATGGAGGAGAAGTTTCCCCGCGCCCTGTGGGTGCGCCTGATCATCTACCTCGCGGCCGGCCACGTCTTCGCGGCCTTCATCTACTTCCTCTTCGCGGTGGGGGCAGGGCAGTAG
- the ispG gene encoding flavodoxin-dependent (E)-4-hydroxy-3-methylbut-2-enyl-diphosphate synthase — translation MTAISLGIPEVPVRPIAERRQSRQIHVGPVAVGGGAPVSVQSMTTTRTSDIGATLQQIAELTASGCQIVRVACPTQDDADALATIARKSQIPVIADIHFQPKYVFAAIEAGCAAVRVNPGNIKQFDDKVKEIARAAKDHGTPIRIGVNAGSLDQRLLKKYGKATPEALVESALWEASLFEEHGFRDIKISVKHNDPVVMVAAYTLLAEQCDYPLHLGVTEAGPAFQGTIKSAVAFGALLSRGIGDTIRVSLSAPPAEEVKVGIQILESLNLRQRRLEIVSCPSCGRAQVDVYKLADEVTAGLEGMEVPLRVAVMGCVVNGPGEAREADLGVASGNGKGQIFVKGEVIKTVPESKIVETLIEEAMKIAEQMEQDGVSAGEPAVTVS, via the coding sequence ATGACCGCCATCTCCTTGGGTATCCCCGAGGTACCGGTCCGGCCGATCGCCGAGCGGCGCCAGTCGCGGCAGATCCACGTCGGACCGGTGGCGGTCGGGGGCGGGGCGCCGGTGTCGGTGCAGTCGATGACGACGACCCGTACGTCGGACATCGGTGCCACGCTCCAGCAGATCGCGGAGCTCACGGCGTCCGGTTGCCAGATCGTGCGGGTGGCCTGTCCGACGCAGGACGACGCGGACGCCCTCGCGACGATCGCGCGCAAGTCGCAGATCCCGGTGATCGCGGACATCCACTTCCAGCCGAAGTACGTGTTCGCGGCGATCGAGGCGGGCTGTGCCGCGGTGCGTGTGAACCCCGGGAACATCAAGCAGTTCGACGACAAGGTCAAGGAGATCGCGCGGGCCGCGAAGGACCACGGCACGCCGATCCGGATCGGCGTCAACGCCGGGTCGCTGGACCAGCGGCTGCTCAAGAAGTACGGGAAGGCAACTCCGGAGGCACTCGTCGAATCGGCGTTGTGGGAGGCGTCGTTGTTCGAGGAGCACGGCTTCCGGGACATCAAGATCTCCGTCAAGCACAACGACCCGGTCGTCATGGTGGCCGCCTACACACTGCTCGCCGAGCAGTGCGACTACCCGCTGCACCTGGGGGTCACGGAGGCCGGCCCCGCCTTCCAGGGGACGATCAAGTCGGCGGTGGCCTTCGGGGCGCTGCTCAGCAGGGGGATCGGCGACACCATCCGGGTGTCCCTGTCCGCCCCGCCCGCCGAGGAGGTCAAGGTCGGCATCCAGATCCTGGAGTCGCTGAACCTTCGGCAACGGCGGCTGGAGATCGTCTCGTGCCCGTCCTGCGGGCGCGCGCAGGTCGACGTCTACAAGCTGGCCGACGAGGTCACCGCGGGCCTCGAGGGCATGGAAGTGCCCCTGCGGGTAGCGGTGATGGGGTGTGTGGTCAACGGTCCCGGCGAGGCACGGGAGGCGGACCTGGGTGTCGCCTCCGGCAACGGCAAGGGGCAGATCTTCGTCAAGGGCGAGGTCATCAAGACCGTCCCGGAATCGAAGATCGTGGAGACCCTCATCGAGGAAGCGATGAAGATCGCCGAACAGATGGAACAGGACGGCGTCTCGGCGGGGGAGCCGGCCGTCACCGTGAGTTGA